CGAAGTGAATATAAAGTTAATTTAATTGCAGGAAGTGACGAAGTTGGTAGGGGAGCAATGGCAGGACCAATTGTTGTTGTAAGTGCAATATTAAAACCTGAATATAATAATTCAAAAATTAAAGATTCAAAACTTTTAAATGAAAAACAAAGAGAAGAATTATTTGAAGAAATAAAGGAAAATTGTATTTCATTTAGTATTTGTGAATATGATTCAAAATTTGTAGATGAATTTAATCCAAAAAAGACAAGTCAAATTGGAATGATTGATTCTATAAAAAAATTAGATGTTAAACCAGATATTTGCTTAATTGATGGTGAAAATATAGAATTAGAAGGTTATCAGTGCATACAAATTATTAAAGGTGATAATTTAAGTCTTACTATTGCAGCTGCAAGTATACTTGCAAAAGTTTATAGAGATCGCATTATGAATAACTATCATATAAAATATCCAGAATATAACTTTATAAAACATAAAGGTTATTGTACTATTGATCATCAACAAAGAGTTGAGCAATATGGAATTTTGGATATTCATAGATTTTCTTACAAACCAATAAAATTTCTAAAGGAGAAACAAAATGAATTTTAATAAAGATAATCAAGTTTATCAAGAGTGAATTAACTCAAAACACTTAGATGAAAGTTTAAAAGAAGAACTTTTAAATGCATCTGATGAAGAATTAAATGCAGCATTTAACATTCAATTAGAATTTGGAACAGCAGGAATTAGAGGAATATTAGGAGCAGGTCCTGGTAGATTTAATTTATATACAATTAAAAAAGTAACAATGAGTTATGCTAAATTATTAATTTCTAAATATGGAGATGATTTACATAGAGGAGTTGTAATTGGTCATGACAACAGAAAATATTCAAAAGAATTTTCTCAATTGGCAGCTGAAATTTTAACAAGTTTTGGAATTAAAGCATATTTATTTGAAAATAATACTATGAAACCAACGCCAGTTGTTTCATTTGCAACAAAAGATCTTAATGCAATTGGTGGAATTGTTATAACAGCGAGTCACAATCCTGCAAGTTATAATGGTTATAAGATTTATGACGAATTTGGATGTCAATTAATTGATGAAGATACAAAAGTTATTGCAGAATATATGGAAGAAATAGAAGATATATTAAACTGAAATTATAAAAGTGATGAATCAATTCTTGAAATAGTTCCTGAAAAAGTTTTAGATAATTATAAAGAAATGATTTCAAATCTTCAATTTTATAAAGATAAAACAAGAGATGGATTTAAAATGATTTATTCTGCTGTTAATGGTACAGGAACAGAATTTACTCCGCCATTATTAAGAAAATTTGGATATGAAGTAATTGAAGTTGAAGAACATGCTTTTGAAGATTCAACTTTTAAAAATGTTGGTAATCCAAATCCTGAATTTGAGCCAGCTTGAAAAATACCATTTGAATATGGAGAAAAACATCAAGATGCGTCAATAATGATAATTCAAGATCCAGATGCAGATAGAATTGGTTGTGCAATAAATCATCATGGTAAATGAATTAGAATTGATGGAAATCAAACTGGACCTTTATTAATTGAATGAAAACTAAGTCAGATGAAAGAACATAATTTAACTCCAAAAAATCCAGCTATGTATTCAAGTTTTGTAACAAGTGATTTGGGAGATAGAATTGCAAATGAAACTTACAATGTAAAAGTTATAAAAACACTTACTGGATTTAAATGAATGGGTTCTGAAATTTTAAAAGAACCTGAAAGAGATTTAAACTTTGTTTTTGCTTATGAAGAAAGCTATGGTTATGTACTTGACTCTTCAACAAGAGATAAAGACGGAATTCAAGCAACAACAATGTTAGTAGAAGCTGCTTGATATTATAAACAACAAGGTAAAACTTTAATTGATGTATTAAATGATCTTTATGAAAAATATGGTCATTATTATACATATACAGAAAATTTAAACTTTAAACCTGAAGAAATTAAATCAAAAGTCGAACCAATTATGAAAAAACTTAGAGAAGAAGAATTTTCAACAATGGGTGGCTTAGAGTTGAGTTATGTTGAAGATTATATTGACGGATTATTTAATATGCCAGGTCAAAATCTAATGAAATTCTATTTTAATGATGGTAGTTGATTTGCAGTTAGACCTTCAGGTACTGAACCTAAGGTTAAAATTTACTTTATTTGTGTAGATAAAGATGAGCAATCTGCAAAAGATAAATGTAATTTAATTTTTAAAGATTTAAAAGAATTCTTAGAAATTTAAAAAATAATGTCTTTGACATTATTTTTTATTTTTTCTTATATTATATTTAATTACTACAATATAATATAAAAGGTATTACTATTATGCCAAGAGTAAGTGAGGATTATTT
This sequence is a window from Spiroplasma diminutum CUAS-1. Protein-coding genes within it:
- a CDS encoding ribonuclease HII gives rise to the protein MIENPRYLFDQKIRSEYKVNLIAGSDEVGRGAMAGPIVVVSAILKPEYNNSKIKDSKLLNEKQREELFEEIKENCISFSICEYDSKFVDEFNPKKTSQIGMIDSIKKLDVKPDICLIDGENIELEGYQCIQIIKGDNLSLTIAAASILAKVYRDRIMNNYHIKYPEYNFIKHKGYCTIDHQQRVEQYGILDIHRFSYKPIKFLKEKQNEF
- a CDS encoding phospho-sugar mutase is translated as MNFNKDNQVYQEWINSKHLDESLKEELLNASDEELNAAFNIQLEFGTAGIRGILGAGPGRFNLYTIKKVTMSYAKLLISKYGDDLHRGVVIGHDNRKYSKEFSQLAAEILTSFGIKAYLFENNTMKPTPVVSFATKDLNAIGGIVITASHNPASYNGYKIYDEFGCQLIDEDTKVIAEYMEEIEDILNWNYKSDESILEIVPEKVLDNYKEMISNLQFYKDKTRDGFKMIYSAVNGTGTEFTPPLLRKFGYEVIEVEEHAFEDSTFKNVGNPNPEFEPAWKIPFEYGEKHQDASIMIIQDPDADRIGCAINHHGKWIRIDGNQTGPLLIEWKLSQMKEHNLTPKNPAMYSSFVTSDLGDRIANETYNVKVIKTLTGFKWMGSEILKEPERDLNFVFAYEESYGYVLDSSTRDKDGIQATTMLVEAAWYYKQQGKTLIDVLNDLYEKYGHYYTYTENLNFKPEEIKSKVEPIMKKLREEEFSTMGGLELSYVEDYIDGLFNMPGQNLMKFYFNDGSWFAVRPSGTEPKVKIYFICVDKDEQSAKDKCNLIFKDLKEFLEI